A portion of the Paenibacillus marchantiae genome contains these proteins:
- the nusB gene encoding transcription antitermination factor NusB: MKRRLAREIAVQSLYQMEMNEVGAAEAVNMLINEAAEDNETEVVIHDADVMRTYVTEMVQGAWNNKEAIDGLLVDYLKGWQISRLSRVDRQILRLSTYEMVFRDDIPAKVSVNEAIELSKYFGTDESGKFVNGVLGRMIQEVSTIKAKLS; the protein is encoded by the coding sequence ATGAAAAGACGTTTGGCAAGGGAAATTGCAGTACAAAGTCTGTATCAGATGGAAATGAATGAAGTGGGCGCAGCTGAAGCCGTGAATATGTTGATTAATGAAGCCGCAGAAGACAATGAAACCGAAGTGGTTATTCATGATGCAGATGTAATGCGTACCTACGTGACCGAAATGGTACAGGGCGCTTGGAACAATAAAGAAGCGATTGACGGATTACTGGTCGATTATTTGAAAGGCTGGCAGATTAGCCGTCTTTCACGTGTAGACCGCCAGATCCTACGGCTTTCAACGTATGAAATGGTGTTCCGTGATGATATTCCGGCAAAAGTATCCGTCAATGAAGCGATTGAATTGTCCAAGTATTTTGGTACAGATGAATCCGGTAAGTTCGTTAACGGCGTACTTGGGCGTATGATTCAGGAAGTCAGCACCATTAAAGCAAAACTGTCTTAA
- a CDS encoding DUF2273 domain-containing protein translates to MLWREIWDSHRGRITGIVGGIFFGFLYVWIGFWDMLFFALLVFIGYTLGRRSDSKLGSFIPWREWGQWLGDRWRPFK, encoded by the coding sequence ATGCTGTGGAGAGAGATTTGGGATAGTCACAGAGGCCGAATTACCGGAATTGTCGGTGGCATCTTTTTTGGATTTCTTTATGTATGGATCGGTTTTTGGGATATGTTGTTCTTTGCACTCTTGGTGTTCATCGGTTATACGTTAGGCAGACGAAGCGACTCGAAGCTGGGCTCGTTCATTCCCTGGAGGGAATGGGGGCAATGGCTCGGCGATCGCTGGCGTCCCTTTAAGTGA
- the amaP gene encoding alkaline shock response membrane anchor protein AmaP: MAKILDRLLLFIYSISVGAISAAVILLISGVLPYELNYQQEQNVIIAAVVAAAILFILSLRFFYISVRRDRASLPSVDQRTEYGDVQISMETIENLCLKATSRFRGVRDVKARIRVVESGLEIMIRAVVDGETPIPTLTADLQKAIHDHVHEITGIPVSFVTVYIANVTQSPNYKSRVE; encoded by the coding sequence GTGGCTAAAATACTGGATCGGCTTCTGTTGTTTATATACAGCATAAGCGTTGGAGCAATATCGGCAGCAGTCATACTTCTTATCAGTGGTGTGCTGCCTTACGAATTGAATTACCAGCAGGAACAAAACGTCATTATTGCGGCGGTTGTTGCCGCAGCGATTTTGTTTATCCTGAGTTTGCGATTTTTCTACATCTCGGTTCGGCGTGATCGTGCTTCATTGCCGTCTGTAGATCAACGTACCGAGTATGGTGATGTGCAGATTTCGATGGAAACGATTGAAAATCTCTGTCTCAAAGCGACTTCCCGTTTCCGGGGAGTACGTGATGTCAAAGCTCGTATTCGTGTGGTTGAATCTGGACTGGAAATTATGATTCGCGCTGTAGTGGATGGCGAGACGCCAATCCCGACGCTGACAGCCGATCTGCAGAAGGCAATACATGATCATGTACATGAGATTACGGGTATCCCGGTTTCTTTTGTCACCGTGTATATTGCCAACGTTACCCAGTCGCCTAACTACAAGAGTCGAGTGGAATGA
- a CDS encoding Asp23/Gls24 family envelope stress response protein produces MSTLPTEFERTDIGEIQIAPEVIEVIAGLATVEVKGVAGMSGGFAGGFAELLGRKNLSKGVKVEVGQREAAVDVSVIIEYGYRLPQVATEIQQNVKRSIENMTGLNVNEVNVHIHDVQFKSTEKVEEIDLNSQRVK; encoded by the coding sequence ATGAGTACACTGCCGACAGAATTTGAACGAACGGATATCGGTGAAATCCAGATCGCACCTGAAGTTATTGAAGTGATTGCTGGACTGGCTACAGTTGAAGTCAAAGGTGTTGCAGGCATGAGCGGCGGATTCGCTGGTGGATTTGCTGAATTGCTTGGTCGCAAAAACCTTTCCAAAGGCGTTAAGGTTGAAGTAGGTCAGCGTGAAGCTGCTGTGGATGTTTCCGTTATTATTGAATATGGTTACCGTCTGCCACAGGTGGCTACTGAAATTCAACAGAACGTGAAGCGCTCCATCGAGAACATGACAGGATTGAATGTGAATGAAGTTAATGTGCACATTCATGACGTTCAGTTCAAGAGCACCGAGAAAGTTGAAGAAATTGACCTGAACAGTCAGCGCGTAAAATAA
- the accC gene encoding acetyl-CoA carboxylase biotin carboxylase subunit — translation MKFQKILIANRGEIAVRIIRACREIGISTVAVYSEADKDSLHVRLADEAYCIGPTLSKDSYLNFTNLMSVATLTECDAIHPGYGFLAENADFAEICGSCNITFIGPSPEAITKMGDKAVAKQTMKDAGVPVIPGSDGLVENMNEAIMIARDIGYPVIIKATAGGGGKGIRIAEDEETLIKQITAAQQEAQKAFGNAGVYLEKFLTGMKHVEIQIIADKHGNAVHLGERDCSVQRRRQKLVEEAPCPIISEEVRTLMGDAAVRAALAVNYSGAGTLEFLLSPNGEFYFMEMNTRIQVEHPVTEMVTGVDLIREMISVAEGNPLSFRQEDVVINGWSIECRINAEDPDRNFMPSPGKIGFYLAPGGPGVRVDSAAYPGYTISPYYDSMIAKLIVWGANREEAIAKMKRALAEFAIEGISTTIPFHQKLLEHPTFVRGDFDIKFLEENEI, via the coding sequence ATGAAATTTCAAAAAATACTGATTGCGAACCGTGGCGAAATTGCGGTACGTATTATTCGTGCCTGTCGTGAAATCGGCATTTCGACGGTAGCAGTCTATTCGGAAGCGGATAAAGACTCCCTGCATGTTCGTCTTGCAGATGAAGCGTATTGTATCGGGCCTACACTTTCGAAAGACAGTTATCTAAACTTCACAAATCTGATGAGTGTAGCTACACTGACGGAATGTGATGCGATCCACCCAGGCTATGGATTCCTGGCAGAGAATGCTGATTTTGCAGAAATCTGTGGTTCCTGCAATATTACGTTCATCGGCCCTTCTCCGGAAGCCATTACCAAAATGGGTGATAAGGCTGTTGCCAAACAAACGATGAAGGATGCAGGTGTACCTGTAATTCCGGGATCCGACGGTTTGGTTGAAAATATGAATGAAGCCATTATGATTGCTAGAGATATTGGATATCCTGTCATTATCAAAGCTACTGCTGGTGGTGGAGGTAAAGGGATTCGTATTGCTGAAGATGAAGAGACGTTGATCAAACAAATTACAGCTGCCCAGCAGGAAGCACAGAAAGCTTTCGGCAATGCCGGAGTATATCTGGAGAAATTCCTGACAGGCATGAAGCACGTGGAGATTCAGATCATTGCAGACAAACATGGAAATGCAGTGCATCTGGGCGAGCGTGATTGTTCCGTTCAGCGTCGACGTCAAAAGCTCGTGGAAGAAGCACCTTGTCCTATCATCTCTGAAGAAGTGCGTACATTGATGGGAGATGCCGCAGTACGGGCAGCGCTTGCCGTGAATTACTCGGGAGCAGGTACACTTGAGTTCTTGCTCAGCCCTAACGGTGAATTCTATTTCATGGAAATGAATACACGTATTCAGGTAGAACACCCTGTAACGGAAATGGTTACAGGAGTGGATCTGATCCGCGAAATGATCTCGGTAGCTGAAGGCAATCCGCTTTCTTTCCGTCAGGAAGATGTTGTGATCAATGGCTGGTCCATTGAGTGCCGTATCAACGCAGAAGATCCAGACCGTAACTTTATGCCGTCACCAGGCAAAATTGGTTTCTATCTTGCACCAGGAGGACCGGGTGTACGTGTAGATAGTGCAGCTTATCCGGGCTACACGATCTCTCCTTATTACGACTCCATGATCGCTAAATTGATCGTATGGGGAGCAAACCGGGAAGAGGCCATCGCGAAGATGAAGCGTGCATTGGCTGAGTTTGCGATTGAAGGCATCTCCACAACGATTCCTTTTCATCAGAAATTGCTGGAGCATCCAACGTTCGTTCGGGGTGACTTTGATATCAAATTTCTTGAGGAAAATGAGATTTAA
- the accB gene encoding acetyl-CoA carboxylase biotin carboxyl carrier protein: protein MFKLSEIKELIKLVDESSVQELEIENEGSRLSIRKPGKTEYVQAAAIQPQMIAAPQVQPAAVVAEAAPQVDTTSHLHKIVSPMVGTFYRASSPEAGPFVSAGDKVVEKTTVCIIEAMKLMNELDADIKGEIVEVLVENGQLVEYGQPLFLVKPE, encoded by the coding sequence ATGTTTAAATTGAGTGAGATCAAAGAGCTGATCAAACTGGTAGATGAAAGTTCCGTTCAAGAGTTGGAAATTGAAAACGAAGGATCACGGTTGTCGATTCGCAAACCGGGTAAAACCGAATATGTTCAGGCAGCTGCTATTCAACCGCAAATGATTGCTGCACCACAGGTGCAACCGGCTGCAGTTGTAGCTGAGGCTGCTCCGCAAGTCGATACTACAAGTCATTTACATAAAATTGTATCTCCGATGGTGGGTACTTTTTACAGAGCTTCCTCGCCGGAAGCAGGTCCTTTTGTAAGCGCTGGTGATAAAGTTGTTGAGAAAACAACGGTATGTATCATTGAGGCGATGAAGCTGATGAACGAGCTTGATGCTGACATCAAGGGAGAAATCGTTGAAGTGCTGGTTGAGAACGGACAGCTGGTTGAGTATGGACAACCCCTGTTCCTGGTGAAACCGGAATAA
- a CDS encoding SpoIIIAH-like family protein — protein sequence MNNKRQTVWLVSMLSLMVILSAYYLFTEDSGPVNTPVADSTQVDGMKQGEAKETAGILDPTEGLVVNEVVNGGEVTGTEGEQAATESVDNPAVVDGKEAGDTEKSPAAESGEKQGEAGKGSEKGTDKGAATTPETNTGTDGSATKTDEDVLKEMEEQNTAASASSQFQNYQWQREESNNRKYEELMTVAGDLSKTPEENAKATEQLRTLEEKEAKINGIEETLSQQFANAIVQEESDKYKVVVLSDKLDVKQAVSIVDLVMKELAVSQNKISVQYVTEQ from the coding sequence ATGAATAACAAACGTCAAACGGTATGGCTCGTATCCATGCTGAGTCTGATGGTCATTTTGTCCGCCTACTACCTGTTCACTGAAGATTCCGGTCCGGTTAATACGCCTGTAGCTGACAGCACGCAGGTGGATGGTATGAAGCAGGGAGAAGCGAAGGAAACGGCTGGAATCCTTGATCCAACAGAAGGTTTGGTTGTGAATGAAGTGGTGAATGGCGGCGAAGTTACAGGAACTGAAGGAGAGCAAGCGGCAACTGAATCTGTTGATAATCCTGCGGTTGTAGACGGTAAAGAAGCTGGAGACACCGAGAAATCACCAGCTGCGGAATCGGGAGAGAAACAAGGTGAAGCGGGTAAAGGCAGCGAGAAAGGGACAGACAAAGGCGCAGCAACCACTCCTGAGACAAATACCGGAACAGATGGCAGTGCGACGAAAACAGATGAGGACGTCCTCAAGGAGATGGAGGAGCAGAATACGGCGGCGTCCGCGAGCAGCCAGTTCCAGAACTACCAGTGGCAGCGTGAGGAAAGTAACAATCGCAAGTATGAAGAACTCATGACCGTTGCAGGCGATCTGAGCAAAACTCCAGAAGAAAATGCCAAAGCAACAGAGCAGCTTCGTACGCTGGAAGAAAAAGAAGCCAAAATCAATGGTATTGAAGAAACCCTGTCGCAGCAGTTTGCCAATGCCATCGTTCAAGAGGAATCCGACAAGTATAAAGTCGTTGTTCTCAGTGACAAATTGGATGTAAAACAGGCGGTTTCCATTGTGGATCTGGTTATGAAAGAACTGGCTGTATCCCAAAATAAAATCAGCGTGCAATACGTGACAGAACAGTAA
- the spoIIIAG gene encoding stage III sporulation protein AG encodes MRQWLKKMESWFGGGEGGQRRSQTFRWLIILGLIGVGIMLFNSFVNVKKIDSENIGREPPDPATSMASIQTDPTDQNPFQAIEIAFEDKIKGVLENIVGVGTVDVMVTVDSTEELVVQRNVKDSQQLTEETDASGGKRHMTQYTRDGEIITYEISGDQTPIVTKKLKPQIRGVLVVARGAENKVVKDLITDAVEKGLNVAAYRISVVPRKQD; translated from the coding sequence ATGAGGCAATGGCTCAAAAAGATGGAAAGCTGGTTCGGCGGAGGAGAAGGTGGGCAACGGCGTAGTCAAACCTTTCGCTGGCTGATTATTCTTGGTTTGATCGGAGTCGGAATTATGCTGTTCAACTCTTTCGTCAATGTCAAAAAGATTGATTCCGAAAATATCGGTCGCGAGCCTCCTGATCCGGCTACATCCATGGCATCCATACAGACGGATCCGACGGATCAGAATCCATTTCAGGCGATAGAGATCGCATTTGAGGACAAGATCAAGGGTGTGCTGGAAAATATCGTTGGAGTGGGAACTGTTGATGTGATGGTTACGGTGGATTCTACAGAGGAGCTTGTTGTACAGCGTAATGTGAAGGATTCGCAGCAGCTCACGGAAGAAACGGATGCAAGCGGGGGCAAGCGACATATGACGCAATATACCCGGGATGGTGAGATTATTACGTATGAAATATCAGGGGATCAGACACCGATTGTCACGAAAAAGCTCAAACCGCAGATCCGGGGCGTGCTTGTCGTTGCCAGAGGTGCAGAGAACAAGGTTGTGAAGGACCTGATTACAGATGCTGTGGAAAAAGGACTGAATGTTGCGGCCTACCGAATTTCGGTTGTTCCGCGCAAGCAGGATTAG
- the spoIIIAF gene encoding stage III sporulation protein AF gives MGWLSSWLRELIMIVLLATFVDMLLPNRSMERYVKLVLSLLILLTLLSPITKLLKSDPVGELKRAMTAMDSPSDGNVTLEQILAQGKRLQSNEQEQSLQWTAKELANVMKGQIEETTGERVQSVEVKLAMDTSQPETDLASSVELPVIQYVLVEMSGETAAGKVNSNTSQQEAGAATKPIFGSDPESEATESPPVKEPIEIGQIEVPEVQIEVESGSNRESSVGNGNSDEPQNGQEADSTPVSGELGETNSQQGQTSSRSERAVQIITLLTEKWDIDANKVQVKEKKSASAL, from the coding sequence ATGGGGTGGCTGAGCAGCTGGCTCCGGGAATTGATCATGATCGTTCTGCTGGCGACTTTCGTGGATATGCTGTTGCCCAATCGATCCATGGAACGCTATGTCAAGCTTGTGCTGAGCCTTCTTATCCTGCTGACCCTGTTATCGCCCATAACGAAGCTCTTGAAAAGTGATCCGGTTGGCGAGCTTAAGCGAGCGATGACCGCCATGGATTCGCCATCGGATGGAAATGTAACACTTGAACAGATTTTGGCTCAGGGCAAGCGGCTGCAATCCAATGAACAGGAACAATCCCTGCAATGGACAGCCAAAGAACTGGCTAACGTAATGAAAGGGCAAATTGAAGAAACAACCGGGGAGAGAGTGCAGTCTGTCGAGGTAAAGCTCGCCATGGATACAAGCCAGCCGGAGACGGATTTGGCCTCTTCGGTGGAACTTCCAGTGATCCAGTATGTTTTGGTGGAGATGTCGGGTGAGACAGCAGCCGGGAAAGTCAACTCCAATACATCTCAACAGGAAGCGGGGGCAGCTACAAAACCGATATTCGGCTCTGACCCGGAATCCGAAGCCACTGAATCACCTCCAGTAAAGGAGCCAATCGAGATTGGTCAGATTGAGGTCCCGGAAGTACAGATCGAAGTGGAAAGTGGCAGCAATCGTGAAAGTAGCGTGGGCAATGGTAACTCTGACGAGCCGCAAAATGGACAGGAAGCTGACTCCACACCTGTGTCGGGTGAGTTGGGAGAGACAAACTCTCAGCAAGGACAGACGTCCTCCCGATCTGAACGAGCGGTACAAATTATTACGCTGTTGACAGAGAAGTGGGATATTGATGCAAACAAAGTACAGGTGAAAGAAAAGAAAAGTGCTTCGGCGCTGTAA
- the spoIIIAE gene encoding stage III sporulation protein AE, protein MKMMHHKPQWRLTFVLTLCFLFGIMGQVFAGSPSGEWMQQQADQLPKDQVEKYWDQLMQQYGGFFPEGKTPSFMDMLMPGNEGFSLKSVFIAIGTFMLHEILYNGKLLVTIVMLSVLSMILETLQTAFEKNNISKIAYSICYMVIIIIAINSFSVAIGYAKDAIASMINFMMAMVPLLFTLLASMGNVITVSVTHPLIIFMIHLVGTLIHMLVFPLLFFSAVLHLVSSLSDKYKLTQLADLLRNISVALLGILLTMFLGVISVQGASGSVADGVSLKAAKYIAGNFVPIVGRTFADATDTVITASLLVKNAIGLTGVIIILFLCAFPALKILTLALIYNITGAIMQPLGDTPIVGCLQAIGKSMIYVFAALAAVGLMFFLAITILLTAGNLTVMMR, encoded by the coding sequence ATGAAAATGATGCATCACAAGCCGCAGTGGCGCCTTACCTTCGTGCTGACGCTGTGTTTTCTGTTTGGAATCATGGGACAGGTATTCGCCGGTTCTCCCTCGGGAGAGTGGATGCAGCAGCAGGCTGACCAGCTTCCCAAGGATCAGGTGGAAAAATATTGGGACCAACTCATGCAACAATACGGTGGTTTTTTCCCGGAAGGAAAAACGCCTTCCTTTATGGATATGTTAATGCCTGGCAATGAAGGGTTCAGCCTGAAATCGGTGTTTATAGCGATTGGGACCTTCATGCTGCATGAGATTTTATATAACGGCAAACTTCTGGTCACGATTGTGATGCTGAGTGTGCTGAGTATGATTTTGGAGACGTTACAGACCGCTTTTGAGAAAAACAATATTAGCAAAATCGCGTACTCCATCTGTTACATGGTCATTATTATCATCGCCATAAACAGCTTCAGTGTTGCGATTGGATACGCCAAGGATGCCATAGCGAGCATGATCAACTTTATGATGGCCATGGTGCCCCTGTTGTTTACACTGCTGGCTTCAATGGGAAATGTCATTACCGTTTCTGTGACCCATCCGCTTATCATTTTCATGATTCATCTGGTTGGTACATTGATTCATATGCTGGTGTTCCCATTACTCTTTTTCTCAGCCGTATTACATCTCGTCAGTTCCTTGTCCGACAAGTACAAGCTTACACAGCTGGCAGACCTGTTACGGAACATTAGTGTGGCTCTACTCGGAATACTGCTCACGATGTTCCTGGGCGTAATTTCGGTGCAGGGGGCATCGGGCTCCGTGGCAGATGGTGTCAGTCTGAAAGCAGCGAAGTACATCGCAGGCAACTTTGTCCCCATTGTCGGCAGAACGTTTGCGGATGCAACGGACACAGTTATCACAGCGTCACTGCTGGTGAAAAATGCAATCGGACTAACGGGTGTCATCATCATCTTGTTTTTATGCGCGTTTCCTGCACTTAAAATTCTGACGCTAGCCCTGATCTACAACATAACTGGCGCGATCATGCAACCGCTAGGGGATACGCCGATTGTAGGATGTCTGCAGGCGATAGGTAAAAGCATGATTTACGTATTTGCGGCACTAGCAGCCGTCGGACTGATGTTTTTTCTGGCAATCACAATCTTGCTAACCGCAGGCAATCTGACCGTCATGATGAGATGA
- the spoIIIAD gene encoding stage III sporulation protein AD has translation MEIIQVVGLALIATVLILVIKEQKPMFAFLIAAATGIVIFMLLIGKIGAVIEVLKRLAENSGMESIYLKTVLKIIGIAYIAEFGAQIVRDAGQESIASKIELAGKVLILVLAIPIISIIIETVMKLMPV, from the coding sequence GTGGAAATTATCCAAGTTGTAGGTCTGGCGCTCATCGCAACGGTTCTCATTCTAGTTATCAAAGAACAGAAGCCCATGTTCGCTTTTCTGATTGCTGCTGCCACAGGCATCGTGATCTTCATGCTACTGATTGGCAAGATTGGCGCGGTGATCGAAGTGTTGAAACGGCTTGCCGAGAATTCAGGCATGGAGAGCATTTATCTGAAAACTGTACTGAAAATTATAGGCATAGCGTACATTGCTGAATTCGGAGCACAGATTGTCAGGGATGCAGGCCAGGAGAGCATTGCTTCCAAGATTGAACTTGCTGGCAAGGTGCTGATCCTTGTACTCGCGATACCGATCATCAGCATTATTATCGAAACCGTCATGAAGCTGATGCCGGTGTAG
- the spoIIIAC gene encoding stage III sporulation protein AC has protein sequence MNLEVNAIFQIAGIGIIIAMIHTVLKQMGKEDMAHWVTVIGFVVVLFMVVRMLDSLLQEIKSIFLFQ, from the coding sequence ATGAATTTAGAAGTGAACGCAATCTTTCAAATTGCGGGCATCGGAATCATCATTGCAATGATTCATACGGTGCTGAAACAAATGGGAAAGGAAGATATGGCTCACTGGGTGACCGTGATCGGATTTGTCGTTGTATTGTTCATGGTGGTCCGAATGCTGGACAGCCTGCTGCAAGAGATCAAATCGATATTTCTTTTTCAATGA
- the spoIIIAB gene encoding stage III sporulation protein SpoIIIAB yields MVNMLGAVIILLASTLAGFYKARQYALRPRQLRELIAALQRLMTEINYGLTPLPDAMGKMGAQTKEPVRTLFLHAARQMEPPHGHTARESLQSGIEEAWGRSAMKADEREVMLQLSFSLGTSDRQDQTKHISLAIQQLMHEESRAQADQMKYERMCRSLGMLVGALIVILIF; encoded by the coding sequence TTGGTTAACATGCTCGGTGCAGTCATCATTCTGCTGGCCAGTACCCTCGCCGGATTCTACAAGGCAAGGCAGTATGCCTTGAGGCCAAGACAACTGCGAGAGTTAATCGCGGCTCTCCAGCGGTTGATGACAGAGATTAACTACGGGCTGACCCCGTTACCTGATGCCATGGGAAAAATGGGAGCCCAGACAAAAGAGCCTGTTCGGACGCTGTTTCTCCACGCAGCCAGGCAAATGGAACCACCTCATGGACATACTGCTCGTGAGAGTCTTCAGTCTGGTATAGAAGAGGCGTGGGGAAGATCAGCCATGAAGGCGGACGAGCGGGAAGTCATGCTGCAATTGAGCTTCAGCCTTGGCACAAGCGATCGTCAGGATCAGACCAAGCACATCTCGTTAGCCATTCAGCAACTTATGCATGAGGAATCCCGTGCCCAAGCCGATCAAATGAAATATGAACGAATGTGCCGCAGTCTCGGGATGCTTGTCGGAGCGTTAATCGTCATTCTGATCTTCTGA
- the spoIIIAA gene encoding stage III sporulation protein AA has translation MMVNWKDIFPEPIRTILGRMPPALLDKVEEVRIREGRPLEINAGDTYHFLTPQGSPTSKPDEAYIPLKEVTHRLLDLISNHSLYTLEEELRKGFITIPGGHRIGLAGRTVLSGGRVEYLRDINGFNVRVAREIHGVADRILPYLLDMKSGQVMHTLILSPPQQGKTTLLRDLARQISSGTKLTGVNELVQGIRPRLKVGIVDERSEIAGSYKGVPGFDVGPRTDVMDGCPKAEGMMMMLRSMSPDVLIVDEIGRPEDAEAVMEALHAGVSVIATAHGRDLAELSSRPALRTLIVEQMFQRYVQLQRTSRGMTFRLADGKMRGLQQTEVGGEAFG, from the coding sequence ATGATGGTGAACTGGAAGGATATCTTTCCGGAACCGATTCGAACCATTCTGGGAAGAATGCCGCCCGCTTTATTAGATAAAGTGGAGGAAGTACGTATCCGTGAAGGAAGACCGCTGGAAATCAATGCAGGAGACACCTATCACTTCCTCACACCCCAGGGCAGTCCGACTTCGAAGCCTGATGAAGCCTATATTCCCTTAAAAGAGGTAACACACAGGCTGCTGGATCTGATCAGCAATCATTCGCTTTATACATTGGAAGAGGAACTGCGTAAAGGGTTCATCACCATTCCTGGCGGGCATCGAATCGGACTGGCTGGCCGGACGGTGTTAAGTGGAGGCCGCGTAGAATACTTGCGCGACATTAATGGATTTAATGTCAGGGTAGCCAGAGAGATTCACGGAGTCGCTGATCGCATTCTGCCTTATCTGCTGGACATGAAAAGTGGACAGGTCATGCACACCTTAATTCTTTCACCTCCGCAGCAAGGCAAGACCACATTACTGAGGGATCTGGCAAGACAGATTAGTAGTGGAACCAAACTTACGGGTGTCAATGAACTTGTTCAGGGCATACGTCCACGTCTAAAGGTTGGCATCGTTGATGAGCGGTCCGAAATCGCTGGAAGTTACAAGGGCGTACCTGGATTTGATGTGGGACCTCGCACCGATGTCATGGACGGTTGTCCAAAGGCTGAGGGAATGATGATGATGCTTCGCTCCATGTCTCCCGATGTCCTGATCGTGGACGAGATAGGCCGACCGGAAGATGCGGAGGCGGTGATGGAAGCACTTCACGCAGGCGTATCTGTCATCGCTACTGCGCATGGTCGTGATCTGGCTGAGCTTTCTTCCAGACCTGCGCTGAGAACCCTGATCGTCGAGCAGATGTTCCAACGCTATGTACAGCTGCAACGGACGAGCCGGGGCATGACCTTTCGATTGGCCGATGGCAAAATGCGTGGTCTCCAGCAGACAGAAGTGGGAGGTGAGGCCTTTGGTTAA
- a CDS encoding 2-phosphosulfolactate phosphatase produces the protein MRVDVVGNVNEVRRMDIAGRCVVVIDVLRTTSTIVTALAYDAADVIAVETVPQAKQLNMKDAIRGGERFDKKITGFEVGNSPYEYMTPNIAGKTIILTTTDGTRALIKASKARHVFAGSFLNVKAVAAVLCELRRDILLLCAGDQDEFALEDGLCAGSIIEELYRQSPFPIMLNDLGLALHQAATHAEDKLPDLVRVSAGGRRLERLGRMHDVTYCTQLNLLDCVPEMGEGNRMQPFRGTRKEPLFKLL, from the coding sequence GTGCGAGTCGATGTGGTAGGCAATGTGAATGAAGTTCGAAGAATGGATATTGCAGGACGATGTGTGGTTGTAATCGATGTATTGCGAACAACCAGTACGATTGTTACGGCACTGGCATACGATGCAGCAGACGTCATTGCTGTAGAAACTGTTCCTCAAGCGAAACAATTGAACATGAAGGATGCCATTCGTGGCGGGGAGCGTTTTGATAAAAAAATCACAGGATTCGAGGTGGGCAATTCCCCCTATGAATATATGACTCCGAATATTGCGGGTAAAACCATTATTCTGACAACAACAGATGGAACACGCGCCCTGATTAAGGCATCCAAGGCTAGACATGTGTTTGCAGGCTCATTCCTTAATGTGAAAGCTGTGGCGGCTGTTCTGTGCGAGCTGCGCCGGGATATCTTATTGTTATGCGCCGGGGATCAGGATGAGTTCGCGCTGGAAGATGGTTTATGTGCAGGCAGCATTATCGAGGAGCTATACCGACAATCCCCTTTCCCAATTATGCTGAACGATCTGGGCCTGGCGCTCCATCAGGCTGCCACTCATGCCGAGGACAAATTACCCGATCTGGTTAGAGTATCCGCTGGTGGCCGAAGACTGGAGAGGTTAGGGAGGATGCATGACGTAACGTATTGTACCCAATTGAACTTGCTGGACTGCGTTCCGGAGATGGGTGAAGGGAACCGGATGCAACCATTCAGAGGAACGCGTAAGGAACCGCTGTTTAAATTGCTGTGA